In Neoarius graeffei isolate fNeoGra1 chromosome 17, fNeoGra1.pri, whole genome shotgun sequence, a single window of DNA contains:
- the LOC132901283 gene encoding histone H1-like, translating to MAEVAPAAAPAKAPKKKAASKSKKSGPSVGELIIKAVSASQERSGVSLSALKKALQAAGYDVEKNNSRVKIAVKNLVRKSVLVQTKGTGASGSFKLNKTQTEGKKPAKKAAPKARKAAAEKPTAAKKPKKIAAKKPAAKKSPKKAKKPPAAAKKSTKSPKKAKKPSTPKKAAKSAKKTKTAKPKAVKPKTAKAKKAAPKKK from the coding sequence ATGGCAGAAGTCGCTCCCGCCGCCGCGCCGGCCAAAGCGCCCAAGAAGAAAGCAGCTTCAAAGAGCAAGAAATCAGGCCCGAGCGTCGGCGAGCTCATCATCAAAGCGGTTTCTGCGTCGCAGGAGAGGAGCGGCGTGTCCCTCTCCGCCTTGAAGAAAGCTTTACAGGCCGCCGGATACGATGTGGAGAAGAACAACTCCCGCGTTAAAATCGCCGTCAAGAACCTTGTGAGGAAAAGCGTCCTGGTGCAGACCAAAGGGACCGGTGCGTCTGGCTCTTTCAAGCTGAACAAGACGCAGACCGAAGGCAAGAAGCCCGCCAAGAAAGCCGCGCCCAAAGCCAGAAAGGCGGCCGCCGAAAAGCCAACCGCCGCTAAGAAGCCCAAGAAGATAGCGGCCAAGAAACCCGCCGCCAAGAAGTCTCCTAAGAAGGCGAAGAAGCCCCCTGCCGCCGCCAAGAAATCCACCAAGAGCCCGAAGAAGGCGAAAAAACCGTCGACCCCCAAAAAGGCTGCCAAGAGCGCGAAGAAGACAAAAACTGCCAAGCCCAAAGCCGTAAAGCCCAAAACGGCCAAGGCGAAAAAGGCGGCCCCCAAAAAGAAGTAA
- the LOC132901297 gene encoding histone H4: MSGRGKGGKGLGKGGAKRHRKVLRDNIQGITKPAIRRLARRGGVKRISGLIYEETRGVLKVFLENVIRDAVTYTEHAKRKTVTAMDVVYALKRQGRTLYGFGG, encoded by the coding sequence ATGTCTGGCAGAGGAAAGGGCGGCAAGGGGCTCGGGAAAGGAGGCGCTAAGCGGCACCGGAAAGTTCTTCGCGACAACATCCAGGGAATCACCAAGCCGGCTATTCGCCGTCTGGCTCGCCGTGGCGGTGTGAAGCGCATTTCCGGCCTGATCTACGAAGAGACCCGCGGTGTGCTGAAAGTGTTCCTGGAGAACGTGATCCGCGACGCCGTCACTTACACGGAGCATGCCAAGAGAAAGACCGTCACCGCTATGGATGTGGTGTACGCCCTGAAACGCCAGGGACGCACTCTGTACGGCTTCGGCGGTTAA
- the LOC132901287 gene encoding histone H3, translating into MARTKQTARKSTGGKAPRKQLATKAARKSAPATGGVKKPHRYRPGTVALREIRRYQKSTELLIRKLPFQRLVREIAQDFKTDLRFQSSAVMALQEASEAYLVGLFEDTNLCAIHAKRVTIMPKDIQLARRIRGERA; encoded by the coding sequence ATGGCAAGAACCAAGCAGACGGCCCGTAAATCCACTGGTGGCAAGGCGCCCAGGAAGCAACTCGCCACGAAGGCTGCCCGCAAGAGCGCCCCCGCTACCGGCGGCGTGAAGAAGCCTCACCGTTACAGGCCCGGCACCGTGGCTCTGAGGGAGATCCGCCGTTATCAGAAATCTACTGAGCTGCTCATCCGTAAACTGCCCTTCCAGCGCCTGGTAAGAGAAATCGCTCAGGACTTTAAGACCGATTTGCGCTTCCAGAGCTCGGCTGTCATGGCACTGCAGGAGGCGAGCGAGGCATACTTGGTCGGCCTGTTCGAGGACACTAACCTGTGTGCCATCCACGCCAAGAGAGTGACCATCATGCCCAAGGACATTCAGCTGGCACGCCGTATTCGCGGAGAGCGCGCTTAA
- the LOC132901290 gene encoding histone H2A-like yields the protein MSGRGKTGKARAKAKSRSSRAGLQFPVGRVHRLLRKGNYAERVGAGAPVYLAAVLEYLTAEILELAGNAARDNKKTRIIPRHLQLAVRNDEELSKLLGGVTIAQGGVLPNIQAVLLPKKTEKAVKTK from the coding sequence ATGAGCGGAAGAGGAAAGACCGGCAAGGCTCGAGCCAAGGCCAAGAGTCGTTCATCCAGAGCCGGACTCCAGTTTCCCGTGGGCCGTGTCCACAGGCTCCTGCGGAAAGGCAACTATGCCGAGCGTGTCGGCGCCGGCGCTCCAGTTTATCTGGCCGCCGTGCTGGAGTACCTGACTGCTGAGATCCTGGAGTTGGCCGGTAACGCCGCTCGTGATAACAAGAAGACTCGCATCATTCCCCGCCACTTACAGCTCGCTGTGCGCAACGATGAGGAGCTGAGCAAACTGCTCGGCGGAGTGACCATCGCTCAGGGTGGTGTGCTGCCGAACATTCAGGCGGTGCTTTTGCCCAAAAAGACTGAGAAGGCCGTCAAGACTAAATAA
- the LOC132901295 gene encoding histone H2B-like translates to MPEPPKSAPKKGSKKAVTKAAGKGGKKRRKSRRESYAIYVYKVLKQVHPDTGISSKAMGIMNSFVNDIFERIAGESSRLAHYNKRSTITSREIQTAVRLLLPGELAKHAVSEGTKAVTKYTSSK, encoded by the coding sequence ATGCCCGAGCCACCTAAAAGCGCGCCCAAGAAGGGCTCCAAGAAAGCCGTGACCAAGGCGGCTGGTAAAGGAGGCAAGAAGCGCAGAAAGTCCAGGAGGGAGAGCTACGCTATCTACGTGTACAAGGTCCTGAAGCAGGTTCATCCCGACACCGGCATCTCGTCTAAGGCTATGGGCATCATGAACTCCTTCGTCAATGACATTTTCGAGCGTATCGCCGGTGAGTCCTCTCGTCTGGCTCACTACAACAAGCGCTCTACCATCACCTCCAGAGAGATCCAGACCGCTGTGCGCCTTTTACTGCCTGGCGAGCTGGCCAAGCACGCCGTGTCCGAGGGCACAAAGGCCGTCACCAAGTACACCAGCTCCAAGTAA